A section of the Eriocheir sinensis breed Jianghai 21 chromosome 40, ASM2467909v1, whole genome shotgun sequence genome encodes:
- the LOC127009222 gene encoding uncharacterized protein LOC127009222 isoform X2, whose product MSVLWYMLSVTVVVLVPRGGAEESVPEEKNPAGKAAGGPDLDELLKARLSLLKAGEVNPMEELMKMMAQGKGAGGNPMLELMSKLPPMKPDEGNPMEELMKIMSQEKAAEGNPVLEFMSKLPPMKPGEGNPMELLMMKMAEEESSEENPLLEKIKKLSKRKAAEGSLPEKEVRELKKTYSRVRATQAFTLERMKSKSGQGSAAQTQALEKHIRNMEQTRAAQERAMEELLKDLHVTESLDNVPQDEGSDEINEGNPMESLMEMMAQGKGAGVNPMLELMSKLPPMKPGEGNPMEELMKIMSQEKAAEGNPVLEFMSKLPPMKPGEGNPMELLMMKMAEETTEENPLLEKINKLSLRKAAEGGLPEKEVRELKKTYSRVRATQAFTLERMKSKSGQGSAAQTQALEKHISNMEQTRAAQERAMEELLKDLHVTESLDNVPQDERNDEINEGNPLESLMKVMAQGKGAGVNPMLELMSKLPPIKPNEGNPVESLMKKMAQEKGAGGDVTSMLELMSKLPPMKPGEGNPMELLMMKMAEEESSEENPLLKLINKLSLRKAAEGGLPEKEVKELKKTYSRVRATQAFTLERMKSKSGQGSTAQTQALEKHIRNMEQTRAAQERAMEELLKDLHVTESLDNVPQDERNDEINEGNPMESLMKMMAQGKGAGGNPMLELMSKLPPMKPGEGNPMEFLMMKMGEEESSEENPLLKLINKLSLRKAAEGGLPEKEVKELKKTYSRVRATQAFTLERMKSKSGQGSAAQTQALEKHIRNMEQTRAAQERAMEELLKDLHVTESLDNVPQDERNDEINEGNPMESLMKMMAQGKGAGGNPMLELMSKLPPMKPGEGNPMEELMKIMSQEKAAEGNPVLEFMSKLPPMKPGEGNPMELLMMKMAEEETTEENPLLEKINKLSLRKAAEGGLPEKEVKELKKTYSRVRATQAFTLERMKSKSGQGSAAQTQALEKHIRNMEQTRAAQERAMEELLKDLPVTESLDNVSQDEGSDEINEKLAELPYQNYDFSTNYMNLVVAAKGWKDHSLREVVVPLVYKASVLSCFLETKNRSVVLETILGTPIGSIEDNKGFFDPCDKTNLKHAGLATCSVTKGLLHGVGVAAATAGHLSEAYVRTVLLADREVFKNFNNELFSVITESLSTNLVMLKHVFKMAVNFKDAVLARYFEGPFPVSGTETEFVKASDQLYAAIADMVLISKITAEHMKTALNIEKRTEFQKVAREFQDSYRYVVKRGIPEEYNNSPFPSLSYYWDMAALHYAVSLLSDIEGLAERTLQEHEDGTEGLIIDMKSLSKAVTLVHDILTITSNKVKHDELQVALGLATGRIRLVVSHLEEAGVELMKDEGSETLSELFESLLDSIIPTRSVLPHWFTPYVPARKPSLRMFAALIPTNYNQAMKMAHKLAAVIAGDPGKLGLPLERIAALFTGRRESMKQRDLSDLTALPRMLRALRDKTAMSVFGGVMMNSEHEFEEGDVDRCLKNQKCKQTLLTALVHTSMIINDREVHREFQKTLSNPFKDLSFDESMAAAGLPFKAARY is encoded by the exons ATGTCTGTCCTGTGGTACATGCTGAGTGTGACGGTCGTGGTGCTGGTCCCTCGGGGGGGTGCGGAGGAATCTGTGCCTGAGGAGAAGAACCCTGCAGGCAAGGCTGCAGGAGGACCTGATTTGGATGAATTATTGAAGGCCAGACTCTCGCTACTAAAGGCAGGTGAAGTAAATCCGATGGAAGAATTAATGAAAATGATGGCCCAAGGAAAGGGTGCAGGAGGGAATCCAATGCTAGAATTAATGAGCAAGCTTCCACCAATGAAGCCTGACGAAGGAAATCCTATGGaagaattaatgaaaataatgtcTCAAGAAAAGGCTGCAGAAGGGAATCCTGTGCTAGAATTTATGAGCAAGCTTCCACCAATGAAGCCGGGTGAAGGAAATCCCATGGAGTTGTTAATGATGAAAATGGCAGAAGAAGAAAGTTCAGAAGAAAATCCCttgctagaaaaaataaaaaagctttCCAAAAGAAAGGCTGCTGAAGGAAGTCTTCCTGAAAAAGAAGTGAGAGAATTGAAGAAAACATATTCCCGCGTCAGGGCTACGCAGGCATTCACTTTGGAAAGAATGAAGTCAAAGTCTGGACAGGGGAGTGCTGCACAAACACAGGCGTTGGAAAAGCATATCCGCAATATGGAACAAACTAGGGCTGCTCAAGAACGTGCTATGGAAGAACTACTGAAGGACCTACACGTTACGGAGTCATTGGACAATGTTCCACAGGATGAAGGAAGCgacgaaataaatgaaggaaatccTATGGAATCGTTAATGGAAATGATGGCCCAAGGAAAGGGTGCAGGAGTGAATCCTATGCTAGAATTAATGAGCAAGCTTCCTCCAATGAAGCCGGGTGAAGGAAATCCTATGGaagaattaatgaaaataatgtcTCAAGAAAAGGCTGCAGAAGGGAATCCTGTGTTAGAATTTATGAGCAAGCTTCCACCAATGAAGCCGGGTGAAGGAAATCCCATGGAGTTGTTAATGATGAAAATGGCAGAAGAAACTACAGAAGAAAATCCCTtgctagaaaaaataaacaagcttTCCCTAAGAAAGGCTGCTGAAGGAGGTCTTCCTGAAAAAGAAGTGAGAGAATTGAAGAAAACCTATTCCCGCGTCAGGGCTACGCAGGCATTCACTTTGGAAAGAATGAAGTCAAAGTCTGGACAGGGGAGTGCTGCACAAACACAGGCGTTGGAAAAGCATATCAGCAATATGGAACAAACTAGGGCTGCACAAGAACGTGCTATGGAAGAACTACTGAAGGACCTTCACGTTACGGAGTCATTGGACAACGTTCCACAGGATGAACGAAACgacgaaataaatgaaggaaatccTTTGGAATCGTTAATGAAAGTGATGGCCCAAGGAAAGGGTGCAGGAGTGAATCCTATGCTAGAATTAATGAGCAAGCTTCCTCCAATAAAGCCTAATGAAGGAAATCCCGTGGAATCGTTAATGAAAAAGATGGCCCAAGAAAAGGGTGCAGGAGGAGATGTAACATCTATGCTAGAATTAATGAGCAAGCTTCCTCCAATGAAGCCGGGTGAAGGAAATCCCATGGAGTTATTAATGATGAAAATGGCAGAAGAGGAAAGTTCGGAAGAAAATCCTCTGCTGAAATTAATAAACAAGCTTTCCCTAAGAAAGGCTGCTGAAGGAG GTCTTcctgaaaaagaagtgaaagaattgAAGAAAACCTATTCCCGCGTCAGGGCTACGCAGGCATTCACTTTAGAAAGAATGAAGTCAAAGTCTGGACAGGGGAGTACTGCACAAACACAGGCGTTGGAAAAGCATATCCGCAATATGGAACAAACTAGGGCTGCTCAAGAACGTGCTATGGAAGAACTACTGAAGGACCTACACGTTACGGAGTCCTTGGACAACGTTCCACAGGATGAACGAAACgacgaaataaatgaaggaaatccTATGGAATCGTTAATGAAAATGATGGCCCAAGGAAAGGGTGCAGGAGGGAATCCTATGCTAGAATTAATGAGCAAGCTTCCTCCAATGAAGCCGGGTGAAGGAAATCCCATGGAATTTTTAATGAtgaaaatgggagaagaggaaagttCGGAAGAAAATCCTTTGCTGAAATTAATAAACAAGCTTTCCCTAAGAAAGGCTGCTGAAGGAGGTCTTcctgaaaaagaagtgaaagaattgAAGAAAACCTATTCCCGCGTCAGGGCTACGCAGGCATTCACTTTGGAAAGAATGAAGTCAAAGTCTGGACAGGGGAGTGCTGCACAAACACAGGCGTTGGAAAAGCATATCCGCAATATGGAACAAACTAGGGCTGCTCAAGAACGTGCTATGGAAGAACTACTGAAGGACCTACACGTTACGGAGTCATTGGACAACGTTCCACAGGATGAACGAAACgacgaaataaatgaaggaaatccTATGGAATCGTTAATGAAAATGATGGCCCAAGGAAAGGGTGCAGGAGGGAATCCTATGCTAGAATTAATGAGCAAGCTTCCTCCAATGAAGCCGGGTGAAGGAAATCCTATGGaagaattaatgaaaataatgtcTCAAGAAAAGGCTGCAGAAGGGAATCCTGTGTTAGAATTTATGAGCAAGCTTCCACCAATGAAGCCGGGTGAAGGAAATCCCATGGAGTTGTTAATGATGAAAATGGCAGAAGAAGAAACTACAGAAGAAAATCCCTtgctagaaaaaataaacaagcttTCCCTAAGAAAGGCTGCTGAAGGAG GTCTTcctgaaaaagaagtgaaagaattgAAGAAAACCTATTCCCGCGTCAGGGCTACGCAGGCATTCACTTTGGAAAGAATGAAGTCAAAGTCTGGACAGGGGAGTGCTGCACAAACACAGGCGTTGGAAAAGCATATCCGCAATATGGAACAAACTAGGGCTGCACAAGAACGTGCTATGGAAGAACTACTGAAGGACCTTCCCGTTACGGAGTCATTGGACAATGTTTCACAGGATGAAGGAAGcgacgaaataaatgaaaaactgGCAGAGTTGCCGTACCAAAACTACGATTTCAGTACAAATTATATGAACTTGGTGGTGGCGGCGAAAGGATGGAAGGATCACAGTCTTCGGGAGGTTGTTGTGCCTCTGGTCTATAAAGCTTCTGTACTTTCCTGTTTCTTAGAGACTAAGAATCGTTCAGTAGTACTTGAAACCATTTTGGGTACCCCGATTGGCTCCATCGAGGACAATAAGGGATTCTTTGACCCATGTGACAAGACCAACTTAAAGCATGCTGGCCTTGCCACTTGCTCGGTTACGAAGGGTCTGCTGCATGGCGTGGGGGTGGCAGCCGCAACGGCAGGACACTTGTCGGAGGCATATGTAAGGACTGTTTTGCTTGCTGATAGAGAAGTGTTCAAGAACTTCAATAACGAATTGTTCAGCGTGATCACAGAGTCCTTGAGTACGAATTTAGTGATGCTAAAACATGTATTTAAAATGGCTGTGAATTTCAAGGATGCTGTCTTGGCTCGGTATTTCGAAGGACCATTCCCAGTTTCAGGCACAGAGACGGAGTTTGTTAAGGCCAGTGATCAACTGTACGCTGCAATTGCCGACATGGTCTTGATATCAAAAATAACTGCCGAGCATATGAAGACTGCATTGAATATCGAGAAAAGGACAGAATTTCAAAAGGTGGCTCGTGAGTTCCAGGATAGCTACAGATATGTTGTTAAGCGAGGAATTCCTGAGGAATACAATAATTCTCCCTTCCCGTCTCTAAGTTACTACTGGGACATGGCAGCCCTCCATTACGCAGTGTCTCTTCTCTCGGATATCGAAGGTCTGGCCGAACGCACGTTACAGGAACACGAGGACGGCACCGAGGGCCTGATTATTGATATGAAAAGTCTCTCTAAAGCAGTTACATTGGTCCACGACATTTTGACTATAACTAGTAATAAAGTAAAGCATGACGAATTGCAAGTAGCCCTGGGGCTTGCTACCGGCAGAATTAGGTTGGTAGTGTCTCATCTCGAGGAAGCAGGCGTGGAGCTAATGAAGGACGAGGGATCGGAGACACTGTCGGAGCTTTTCGAGTCTTTACTGGACTCTATAATCCCCACTCGCTCGGTCCTCCCCCACTGGTTCACGCCCTACGTCCCGGCAAGGAAGCCTTCCCTCCGGATGTTTGCCGCTCTTATTCCCACAAATTATAACCAAGCGATGAAGATGGCTCACAAACTAGCTGCCGTGATCGCTGGGGACCCCGGAAAACTTGGTTTGCCGCTTGAGAGAATTGCTGCGCTCTTCACTGGAAGGAGGGAATCTATGAAGCAACGTGATTTGAGCGACCTAACGGCTTTGCCCAGGATGCTGCGTGCTTTGAGGGACAAGACGGCGATGTCTGTATTCGGCGGTGTTATGATGAATTCAGAGCATGAATTTGAAGAAGGCGACGTTGACCGATGCCTAAAGAACCAAAAATGCAAGCAAACCCTCCTCACAGCATTGGTTCACACGTCAATGATAATAAATGATCGTGAAGTACACAGAGAGTTCCAGAAGACTCTTTCTAACCCTTTTAAAG ATCTGAGTTTCGACGAGTCCATGGCGGCCGCCGGCCTTCCGTTCAAAGCTGCAAGATATTAA
- the LOC127009222 gene encoding uncharacterized protein LOC127009222 isoform X1 codes for MKSKSGQGSAAQTQALEKHISNMEQTRAAQERAMDELLKDLHVTESLDNVPQDERNDEINEGNPMESLMKMMAQGKGAGGNPMLELMSKLPPMKPGEGNPMEFLMMKMGEEESSEENPLLKLINKLSLRKAAEGGLPEKEVKELKKTYSRVRATQAFTLERMKSKSGQGSAAQTQALEKHIRNMEQTRAAQERAMEELLKDLHVTESLDKVPQDERNDEINEGNPMESLMKMMAQGKGAGGNPMLELMSKLPPMKPGEGNPMELLMMKMAEKESSEENPLLKLINKLSLRKAAAGGLPEKEVKELKKTYSRVRATQAFTLERMKSKSGQGSAAQTQALEKHIRNMEQTRAAQERAMEELLKDLPVTESLDNVSQDEGSDEINEKLAELPYQNYDFSTNYMNLVVAAKGWKDHSLREVVVPLVYKASVLSCFLETKNRSVVLETILGTPIGSIEDNKGFFDPCDKTNLKHAGLATCSVTKGLLHGVGVAAATAGHLSEAYVRTVLLADREVFKNFNNELFSVITESLSTNLVMLKHVFKMAVNFKDAVLARYFEGPFPVSGTETEFVKASDQLYAAIADMVLISKITAEHMKTALNIEKRTEFQKVAREFQDSYRYVVKRGIPEEYNNSPFPSLSYYWDMAALHYAVSLLSDIEGLAERTLQEHEDGTEGLIIDMKSLSKAVTLVHDILTITSNKVKHDELQVALGLATGRIRLVVSHLEEAGVELMKDEGSETLSELFESLLDSIIPTRSVLPHWFTPYVPARKPSLRMFAALIPTNYNQAMKMAHKLAAVIAGDPGKLGLPLERIAALFTGRRESMKQRDLSDLTALPRMLRALRDKTAMSVFGGVMMNSEHEFEEGDVDRCLKNQKCKQTLLTALVHTSMIINDREVHREFQKTLSNPFKDLSFDESMAAAGLPFKAARY; via the exons ATGAAGTCAAAGTCTGGACAGGGGAGTGCTGCACAAACACAGGCGTTGGAAAAGCATATCAGCAATATGGAACAAACTAGGGCTGCTCAAGAACGTGCTATGGACGAACTACTGAAGGACCTTCACGTTACGGAGTCATTGGACAATGTTCCACAGGATGAACGAAACgacgaaataaatgaaggaaatccTATGGAATCGTTAATGAAAATGATGGCCCAAGGAAAGGGTGCAGGAGGGAATCCTATGCTAGAATTAATGAGCAAGCTTCCTCCAATGAAGCCGGGTGAAGGAAATCCCATGGAATTTTTAATGATgaaaatgggagaagaagaaagttCGGAAGAAAATCCTCTGCTGAAATTAATAAACAAGCTTTCCCTAAGAAAGGCTGCTGAAGGAGGTCTTcctgaaaaagaagtgaaagaattgAAGAAAACCTATTCCCGCGTCAGGGCTACGCAGGCATTCACTTTGGAAAGAATGAAGTCAAAGTCTGGACAGGGGAGTGCTGCACAAACACAGGCGTTGGAAAAGCATATCCGCAATATGGAACAAACTAGGGCTGCTCAAGAACGTGCTATGGAAGAACTACTGAAGGACCTACACGTTACGGAGTCATTGGACAAAGTTCCACAGGATGAACGAAACgacgaaataaatgaaggaaatccTATGGAATCGTTAATGAAAATGATGGCCCAAGGAAAGGGTGCAGGAGGGAATCCTATGCTAGAATTAATGAGCAAGCTTCCTCCAATGAAGCCGGGTGAGGGAAATCCCATGGAATTATTAATGATGAAAATGGCAGAAAAGGAAAGTTCGGAAGAAAATCCTCTGCTGAAATTAATAAACAAGCTTTCCCTAAGAAAGGCTGCTGCAGGAGGTCTTcctgaaaaagaagtgaaagaattgAAGAAAACCTATTCCCGCGTCAGGGCTACGCAGGCATTCACTTTGGAAAGAATGAAGTCAAAGTCTGGACAGGGGAGTGCTGCACAAACACAGGCGTTGGAAAAGCATATCCGCAATATGGAACAAACTAGGGCTGCACAAGAACGTGCTATGGAAGAACTACTGAAGGACCTTCCCGTTACGGAGTCATTGGACAATGTTTCACAGGATGAAGGAAGcgacgaaataaatgaaaaactgGCAGAGTTGCCGTACCAAAACTACGATTTCAGTACAAATTATATGAACTTGGTGGTGGCGGCGAAAGGATGGAAGGATCACAGTCTTCGGGAGGTTGTTGTGCCTCTGGTCTATAAAGCTTCTGTACTTTCCTGTTTCTTAGAGACTAAGAATCGTTCAGTAGTACTTGAAACCATTTTGGGTACCCCGATTGGCTCCATCGAGGACAATAAGGGATTCTTTGACCCATGTGACAAGACCAACTTAAAGCATGCTGGCCTTGCCACTTGCTCGGTTACGAAGGGTCTGCTGCATGGCGTGGGGGTGGCAGCCGCAACGGCAGGACACTTGTCGGAGGCATATGTAAGGACTGTTTTGCTTGCTGATAGAGAAGTGTTCAAGAACTTCAATAACGAATTGTTCAGCGTGATCACAGAGTCCTTGAGTACGAATTTAGTGATGCTAAAACATGTATTTAAAATGGCTGTGAATTTCAAGGATGCTGTCTTGGCTCGGTATTTCGAAGGACCATTCCCAGTTTCAGGCACAGAGACGGAGTTTGTTAAGGCCAGTGATCAACTGTACGCTGCAATTGCCGACATGGTCTTGATATCAAAAATAACTGCCGAGCATATGAAGACTGCATTGAATATCGAGAAAAGGACAGAATTTCAAAAGGTGGCTCGTGAGTTCCAGGATAGCTACAGATATGTTGTTAAGCGAGGAATTCCTGAGGAATACAATAATTCTCCCTTCCCGTCTCTAAGTTACTACTGGGACATGGCAGCCCTCCATTACGCAGTGTCTCTTCTCTCGGATATCGAAGGTCTGGCCGAACGCACGTTACAGGAACACGAGGACGGCACCGAGGGCCTGATTATTGATATGAAAAGTCTCTCTAAAGCAGTTACATTGGTCCACGACATTTTGACTATAACTAGTAATAAAGTAAAGCATGACGAATTGCAAGTAGCCCTGGGGCTTGCTACCGGCAGAATTAGGTTGGTAGTGTCTCATCTCGAGGAAGCAGGCGTGGAGCTAATGAAGGACGAGGGATCGGAGACACTGTCGGAGCTTTTCGAGTCTTTACTGGACTCTATAATCCCCACTCGCTCGGTCCTCCCCCACTGGTTCACGCCCTACGTCCCGGCAAGGAAGCCTTCCCTCCGGATGTTTGCCGCTCTTATTCCCACAAATTATAACCAAGCGATGAAGATGGCTCACAAACTAGCTGCCGTGATCGCTGGGGACCCCGGAAAACTTGGTTTGCCGCTTGAGAGAATTGCTGCGCTCTTCACTGGAAGGAGGGAATCTATGAAGCAACGTGATTTGAGCGACCTAACGGCTTTGCCCAGGATGCTGCGTGCTTTGAGGGACAAGACGGCGATGTCTGTATTCGGCGGTGTTATGATGAATTCAGAGCATGAATTTGAAGAAGGCGACGTTGACCGATGCCTAAAGAACCAAAAATGCAAGCAAACCCTCCTCACAGCATTGGTTCACACGTCAATGATAATAAATGATCGTGAAGTACACAGAGAGTTCCAGAAGACTCTTTCTAACCCTTTTAAAG ATCTGAGTTTCGACGAGTCCATGGCGGCCGCCGGCCTTCCGTTCAAAGCTGCAAGATATTAA